From the Brachyhypopomus gauderio isolate BG-103 chromosome 5, BGAUD_0.2, whole genome shotgun sequence genome, one window contains:
- the LOC143513800 gene encoding podocan, with product MRVLIVIFWVLAGTAERASLQPSQNVWALQNVSVVGESWVTQGSVPLQQHPAKEEQGEESEPRTPVSVTDTNGLHGERMLEEGQTEEDWRLITDKGGSHVENKDQQDGADEETPGELGEREEDKAGDAEGGQETFNDPEKYANESKVPALVQSENLDQSVLPTTVHQTVSQHTTPSPPQYGPPVISLASTTARSPPEILQLTTGTGEKPTPLSGLQASHPSPVTNATTLLTNGGSENMTRTESGSAKSSSKVKGHASVTAMAAKAGPTVTSMPSSVRTKSQSRVTEAKIKHQHTAKKTTNKLMKKRKEVNKLKQEKDGMTTTTAPYFPYFKDDYCPPDCACYGRVVQCSDKELDKIPYGIPYNSRYILLMNNQIDAVSMGLLSEYLSLEFLVLNHNRLRDSSIEGAFGGIQALKRLYLEQNLLQSIPTDLPASLEELRLDGNGVTVMTEAAWARCPGLLILSLSNNSLGNGSSPLPGGVLSPLGSLRVLSLSHNWLTSVPLHLPLSLQELYLRGNRIQRFQGGVFQGEAELQVLDLSVNRLTNKGLGKNAFVNATHLESLNLEGNFLKQIPPHLPRSLKTLNLEGNSISIISKMALLSMPRLEHLGLAHNKLVRISPGTFRTLPLLHHLDLDHNALKHVPRHLPHWLVSVTLTHNKIRKVPRDAFCSIGRADAPRSRLVRVQLENNLVDMGHLDSEAFSCLRGPQVVHFH from the exons ATGAGAGTGCTGATCGTAATTTTCTGGGTTCTTGCTGGAACTGCCGAGAGAGCATCACTTCAGCCAA GTCAGAATGTGTGGGCGCTGCAGAATGTGTCTGTGGTGGGCGAGTCCTGGGTTACGCAGGGGTCAGTTCCCCTCCAACAGCATCCTGCAAAAGAGGAACAGGGAGAGGAGTCAGAACCTCGGACTCCGGTCAGCGTGACGGACACCAACGGTCTACATGGTGAGCGAATGTTGGAGGAAGGTCAGACAGAAGAAGATTGGAGGCTTATAACTGATAAAGGAGGAAGTCATGTAGAAAATAAGGACCAACAGGATGGAGCAGATGAGGAAACTCCTGGAGAactcggagagagagaggaggacaagGCAGGAGATGCAGAAGGTGGTCAGGAAACCTTTAATGATCCTGAGAAATATGCTAATGAGAGCAAGGTACCTGCACTTGTACAAAGTGAGAATCTAGATCAGTCTGTGCTTCCAACAACAGTCCACCAGACTGTCAGCCAACATACCACTCCTTCACCTCCACAGTACGGCCCACCCGTTATTTCACTTGCGTCCACCACAGCGCGGAGCCCCCCAGAGATCCTCCAGCTTACCACTGGTACTGGGGAGAAGCCCACACCCCTCTCCGGTCTCCAGGCAAGTCACCCTTCACCTGTAACAAATGCGACCACTTTACTGACCAATGGTGGTAGTGAAAATATGACTCGGACCGAGAGTGGCAGTGCCAAGTCCAGCtccaaggtcaaaggtcatgccAGTGTCACAGCGATGGCAGCAAAGGCGGGTCCTACTGTCACGAGCATGCCCAGTTCTGTTAGAACCAAGTCACAGAGCAGAGTTACTGAGGCAAAGATTAAACACCAACATACGGCCAAAAAGACAACGAACAAGCTTATGAAGAAAAGGAAGGAAGTGAACAAGTTAAAACAGGAAAAAGATGGCATGACAACAACCACGGCTCCATATTTTCCATATTTTAAAGATGACTACTGTCCACCAGACTGTGCCTGCTATGGAAG GGTGGTCCAATGTTCGGATAAAGAGCTGGACAAGATTCCTTACGGCATTCCCTACAATTCCCGCTATATCCTCCTCATGAACAACCAGATTGATGCTGTCTCCATGGGCCTACTCTCAGAGTACCTCTCCCTGGAGTTCCTGGTGCTCAACCACAACCGTCTGAGAGACAGTTCCATAGAGGGGGCCTTCGGGGGCATCCAGGCCCTGAAGAGGCTCTACCTTGAGCAGAATCTCTTGCAGAGCATCCCCACAGACCTTCCTGCCTCACTGGAAGAACTCCGCCTCGACGGAAACGGGGTGACGGTGATGACGGAGGCGGCCTGGGCCCGCTGCCCCGGCCTGCTGATCCTCAGTCTGAGCAACAACAGCCTGGGTAACGGGTCGTCCCCTCTCCCCGGTGGGGTGCTGTCCCCGCTGGGCAGCCTGCGTGTCCTCAGCCTGTCCCACAATTGGTTGACCTCGGTGCCCCTGCACCTCCCCCTCAGCCTGCAGGAGCTGTATCTTCGTGGAAACCGCATTCAGCGCTTCCAAGGTGGGGTTTTCCAGGGGGAAGCTGAGCTCCAGGTTTTGGACCTCAGCGTCAACAGGCTGACCAACAAGGGCCTGGGTAAGAATGCATTTGTCAATGCCACTCACCTCGAGAGCCTCAACCTGGAGGGGAACTTCTTGAAACAGATCCCTCCACACCTCCCGCGCTCCCTGAAGACCCTGAACCTGGAGGGGAACTCCATCTCCATCATCAGTAAGATGGCCCTCCTCTCCATGCCCCGCCTGGAGCACCTGGGTCTTGCCCACAACAAGCTGGTCAGGATTTCTCCCGGAACCTTCCGGACGCTCCCATTGTTGCATCACCTGGACCTGGACCACAATGCACTGAAGCACGTCCCGCGCCACCTCCCGCACTGGCTCGTGTCCGTCACGCTCACCCACAACAAGATCCGGAAGGTCCCGCGCGACGCGTTCTGCTCGATCGGCCGCGCCGACGCTCCCCGCAGTCGGCTGGTGAGGGTTCAGCTGGAGAACAACCTGGTGGACATGGGGCACCTGGACAGTGAGGCCTTCAGCTGCCTGAGGGGTCCCCAGGTGGTGCACTTCCACTGA
- the recql gene encoding ATP-dependent DNA helicase Q1 isoform X1, whose translation MANMKDKEDAEAELNSIDAELELLEAQISELLEKQAALTSRKNQLLKFLDGSDDSAQPSGSGKPPKPAFSKKDLQNYEESDFSWSEELQEKLMSVFKLSRFRPLQRAAINLSMAGKDLFLVMPTGRGKSLCYQLPAVCSKGFTLVIAPLVSLMEDQLMYLKSINVPAVTLNASSSKEQSKFVLAGMTDKNSPFKLLYVTPEKIAKSKLLMSKLEKAYNMGLLVRIAVDEVHCCSQWGHDFRPDYKLLGILKRQFPTVPLVGLTATATSNILKDCQKILCVPQPVTLTAPFNRPNLYYEVRFKDNDRSTKEIAALIKGRYKDQSGIVYVFSQKDADAVATDLQHRGILARPYHANMEPGEKSLVHQRWSCREIQVVVATVAFGMGIDKADVRFVIHHTISKSIENYYQESGRAGRDDSPADCIVFYGFADIFRISTMVVMENTGQQKLQNMVAYCQNVDRCRRAMMAVHFDEVWDDEECNQMCDVCRHGNDYITMDVSKHARDVVGLVEQAAALGEKMTPLKVCDTWMGKGNAKLRKMITVTDLSRLEVEAIVVHLLLHGYLSEDFSFTPYTTYFYLKAGRKAALLKTESHSVTVKMRRRVCGPTSPPAAASEVQVNAVETVDAHLNVLNTDLHGNTKLIKMDKDQQNLERKLVQKLEENVSLSSSECGQPSVIEVDVEVRVQEKTCITGCDGQSQCDGGLEFNRKRKSQRRQRFSHPSSDCICKPRQNPKSALVSSPSEASVISAAALEELSDLRSYYNKQLSRINYISQEHLQDSSSGMLTCIREPLRSLRLPTSTIAKSARSLWTRVSMRRKLIQR comes from the exons ATGGCCAACATGAAAGATAAAG aggatgCTGAGGCTGAGCTGAACTCCATCGATGCCGAGCTGGAGTTGTTGGAGGCTCAGATCTCTGAGCTGCTGGAGAAACAGGCTGCGCTAACCTCCAGGAAGAACCAGCTGTTGAAGTTCCTGGATGGCTCCGATGACTCTGCTCAGCCCTCAGGATCTGGGAAACCCCCCAAACCTGCCTTCAGTAAAAAGGACCTGCAGAACTACGAGGAATCTG ACTTCTCATGGTCAGAGGAGCTGCAGGAGAAGCTGATGAGTGTGTTCAAGCTCTCCAGGTTTCGTCCTCTACAGCGGGCAGCCATCAACCTCAGTATGGCGGGCAAAGACCTCTTCTTGGTCATGCCTACTGGCAGAGGGAAGAGCTTATGCTACCAGCTCCCAGCTGTCTGTTCGAAGG GTTTTACACTGGTTATCGCTCCATTGGTGTCCTTGATGGAGGATCAACTCATGTATCTGAAGTCCATTAACGTCCCTGCTGTGACGCTCAATGCCTCCAGCTCTAAG GAGCAATCTAAATTTGTTTTGGCTGGCATGACCGATAAAAACAGCCCCTTCAAACTACTGTATGTAACCCCAGAGAAGATTGCCAAGAGCAAACTCCTGATGTCTAAGCTGGAGAAAGCCTACAACATGGGCCTACTGGTGCGCATCGCAGTGGATGAAGTCCACTGCTGCAGCCAGTGGGGTCATGACTTCAGACCAG ACTACAAACTTCTGGGTATTCTTAAGCGTCAGTTCCCCACGGTGCCCCTGGTGGGTCTGACTGCCACGGCAACCAGCAACATCCTGAAAGACTGTCAGAAGATTCTGTGTGTTCCACAACCAGTCACCCTCACCGCGCCATTCAACAGACCCAACCTCTACTACGAG GTTCGATTTAAAGATAATGACCGCTCGACCAAAGAAATAGCAGCACTGATAAAAGGACGATACAAGGACCAGTCAG GCATCGTGTACGTCTTCTCTCAGAAGGACGCCGACGCTGTGGCCACAGACCTGCAGCACAGGGGCATCCTGGCACGGCCGTACCATGCCAACATGGAGCCCGGAGAGAAGAGCCTGGTTCATCAGCGCTGGTCCTGCAGGGAGATCCAG GTGGTTGTTGCAACTGTGGCGTTTGGGATGGGCATTGACAAAGCAGACGTGCGGTTTGTGATCCACCACACCATCAGCAAGTCCATTGAGAACTACTATCAGGAGAGCGGGCGTGCAG ggagGGACGACAGTCCAGCAGACTGCATTGTGTTCTATGGATTTGCAGACATCTTCCGGATCAGTACCATGGTTGTAATGGAGAACACTGGCCAGCAGAAGCTTCAGAACATGGTGGCGTACTGTCAGAACGTGGACAG GTGTCGTCGTGCCATGATGGCGGTTCATTTCGACGAAGTTTGGGATGATGAAGAGTGCAACCAAATGTGTGACGTCTGTCGACATGGCAACG ACTACATCACCATGGATGTCAGCAAGCATGCGCGTGACGTGGTGGGCCTGGTGGAGCAGGCGGCGGCTCTGGGCGAGAAGATGACTCCTCTGAAGGTGTGTGACACCTGGATGGGCAAAGGGAACGCCAAGCTCCGCAAAATGATCACGGTGACGGACCTGTCCCGCCTGGAGGTGGAGGCCATCGTTGTACATCTCCTACTGCATGGCTACTTGAG CGAAGACTTCAGTTTCACGCCGTACACTACCTACTTCTACCTGAAGGCGGGACGCAAAGCAGCCCTGCTTAAGACCGAAAGCCACAGCGTGACggtgaagatgaggaggagggtgtgtggccCAACGAGTCCCCCTGCAGCTGCCAGT GAGGTGCAGGTCAATGCTGTAGAGACGGTAGATGCTCACCTGAATGTTCTCAACACTGACTTGCACGGAAATACCaaattaattaaaatggacAAAGACCAGCAGAACCTGGAGAGGAAGCTTGTCCAGAAGCTGGAAGAGAATGTGTCTTTAAGCTCATCTGAGTGTGGACAGCCTTCTGTAATTGAGGTTGACGTGGAGGTCCGTGTTCAGGAAAAGACCTGCATCACTGGATGTGATGGACAATCACAGTGTGATGGAGGACTTGAATTCAACAGGAAGCGGAAGTCTCAAAGACGGCAACGCTTTTCACATCCCAGTTCGGACTGTATTTGCAAACCCAGGCAGAATCCAAAATCGGCTCTGGTCAGCTCTCCATCAGAGGCCTCTGTCATTTCTGCAGCAGCCCTCGAAGAGCTCTCTGACCTTCGGAGTTACTACAATAAACAGTTAAGCCGGATTAACTACATTTCCCAAGAGCACTTGCAGGACTCCAGTTCAGGAATGTTGACCTGTATTAGAGAGCCACTGAGAAGTCTTCGACTCCCAACTAGTACAATAGCCAAAAGTGCCCGAAGTCTATGGACACGCGTCAGTATGAGGAGAAAACTCATTCAGAGATGA
- the recql gene encoding ATP-dependent DNA helicase Q1 isoform X2 → MANMKDKEDAEAELNSIDAELELLEAQISELLEKQAALTSRKNQLLKFLDGSDDSAQPSGSGKPPKPAFSKKDLQNYEESDFSWSEELQEKLMSVFKLSRFRPLQRAAINLSMAGKDLFLVMPTGRGKSLCYQLPAVCSKGFTLVIAPLVSLMEDQLMYLKSINVPAVTLNASSSKEQSKFVLAGMTDKNSPFKLLYVTPEKIAKSKLLMSKLEKAYNMGLLVRIAVDEVHCCSQWGHDFRPDYKLLGILKRQFPTVPLVGLTATATSNILKDCQKILCVPQPVTLTAPFNRPNLYYEVRFKDNDRSTKEIAALIKGRYKDQSGIVYVFSQKDADAVATDLQHRGILARPYHANMEPGEKSLVHQRWSCREIQVVVATVAFGMGIDKADVRFVIHHTISKSIENYYQESGRAGRDDSPADCIVFYGFADIFRISTMVVMENTGQQKLQNMVAYCQNVDRCRRAMMAVHFDEVWDDEECNQMCDVCRHGNDYITMDVSKHARDVVGLVEQAAALGEKMTPLKVCDTWMGKGNAKLRKMITVTDLSRLEVEAIVVHLLLHGYLSEDFSFTPYTTYFYLKAGRKAALLKTESHSVTVKMRRRVCGPTSPPAAASVTERGGSGDRTSAKVKPKDGKRPAESSGKIPVAKKVKTVA, encoded by the exons ATGGCCAACATGAAAGATAAAG aggatgCTGAGGCTGAGCTGAACTCCATCGATGCCGAGCTGGAGTTGTTGGAGGCTCAGATCTCTGAGCTGCTGGAGAAACAGGCTGCGCTAACCTCCAGGAAGAACCAGCTGTTGAAGTTCCTGGATGGCTCCGATGACTCTGCTCAGCCCTCAGGATCTGGGAAACCCCCCAAACCTGCCTTCAGTAAAAAGGACCTGCAGAACTACGAGGAATCTG ACTTCTCATGGTCAGAGGAGCTGCAGGAGAAGCTGATGAGTGTGTTCAAGCTCTCCAGGTTTCGTCCTCTACAGCGGGCAGCCATCAACCTCAGTATGGCGGGCAAAGACCTCTTCTTGGTCATGCCTACTGGCAGAGGGAAGAGCTTATGCTACCAGCTCCCAGCTGTCTGTTCGAAGG GTTTTACACTGGTTATCGCTCCATTGGTGTCCTTGATGGAGGATCAACTCATGTATCTGAAGTCCATTAACGTCCCTGCTGTGACGCTCAATGCCTCCAGCTCTAAG GAGCAATCTAAATTTGTTTTGGCTGGCATGACCGATAAAAACAGCCCCTTCAAACTACTGTATGTAACCCCAGAGAAGATTGCCAAGAGCAAACTCCTGATGTCTAAGCTGGAGAAAGCCTACAACATGGGCCTACTGGTGCGCATCGCAGTGGATGAAGTCCACTGCTGCAGCCAGTGGGGTCATGACTTCAGACCAG ACTACAAACTTCTGGGTATTCTTAAGCGTCAGTTCCCCACGGTGCCCCTGGTGGGTCTGACTGCCACGGCAACCAGCAACATCCTGAAAGACTGTCAGAAGATTCTGTGTGTTCCACAACCAGTCACCCTCACCGCGCCATTCAACAGACCCAACCTCTACTACGAG GTTCGATTTAAAGATAATGACCGCTCGACCAAAGAAATAGCAGCACTGATAAAAGGACGATACAAGGACCAGTCAG GCATCGTGTACGTCTTCTCTCAGAAGGACGCCGACGCTGTGGCCACAGACCTGCAGCACAGGGGCATCCTGGCACGGCCGTACCATGCCAACATGGAGCCCGGAGAGAAGAGCCTGGTTCATCAGCGCTGGTCCTGCAGGGAGATCCAG GTGGTTGTTGCAACTGTGGCGTTTGGGATGGGCATTGACAAAGCAGACGTGCGGTTTGTGATCCACCACACCATCAGCAAGTCCATTGAGAACTACTATCAGGAGAGCGGGCGTGCAG ggagGGACGACAGTCCAGCAGACTGCATTGTGTTCTATGGATTTGCAGACATCTTCCGGATCAGTACCATGGTTGTAATGGAGAACACTGGCCAGCAGAAGCTTCAGAACATGGTGGCGTACTGTCAGAACGTGGACAG GTGTCGTCGTGCCATGATGGCGGTTCATTTCGACGAAGTTTGGGATGATGAAGAGTGCAACCAAATGTGTGACGTCTGTCGACATGGCAACG ACTACATCACCATGGATGTCAGCAAGCATGCGCGTGACGTGGTGGGCCTGGTGGAGCAGGCGGCGGCTCTGGGCGAGAAGATGACTCCTCTGAAGGTGTGTGACACCTGGATGGGCAAAGGGAACGCCAAGCTCCGCAAAATGATCACGGTGACGGACCTGTCCCGCCTGGAGGTGGAGGCCATCGTTGTACATCTCCTACTGCATGGCTACTTGAG CGAAGACTTCAGTTTCACGCCGTACACTACCTACTTCTACCTGAAGGCGGGACGCAAAGCAGCCCTGCTTAAGACCGAAAGCCACAGCGTGACggtgaagatgaggaggagggtgtgtggccCAACGAGTCCCCCTGCAGCTGCCAGT GTTACTGAGAGAGGAGGCAGTGGTGATAGGACTAGTGCCAAAGTAAAACCCAAAGACGGAAAAAGACCCGCTGAGAGTTCTGGGAAAATCCCTGTGGCCAAGAAAGTCAAGACTGTTGCCTAG